Genomic window (Rhinatrema bivittatum chromosome 9, aRhiBiv1.1, whole genome shotgun sequence):
CCACTAGGTCCTTGCTTATCGCAAGTCCTCAGCAGAAAACATGCCCTTGGCTCGGCGGAGGATGGAGTCCTTCGAGGCATCATAAGGGTGCTCCTTGGAGGGGATCTCCAGGACAGCCGGGATAGACTTGTGATGGGCATCGATAGCATGGCGGATCATTTCAGCAATGAACTGGTTGATGAGGATAATCCCAATGTCATCCCTGTTCAGAAAACTCCTACACAAGATGAGATGAAAGAAGAGAATCAACATGGGAGAGAACACAGTTTTTCTCCAGAACAGTACAATGTCATATGTAAAGTATCAGAAGGAGGCTTACATAAACAGATTCGAGGGATTTGGGGGCAAGTGTATCGATGATCTTAAAGGTGGCCAAATAGATGGATAAggcgacagcaaaagccagaaggatggtTGGATGTacagggagagaaatggtcagcagaaaaaaaaaaaagatattgcaccTGTAATAAAGCCtttggtgagacttcatttggaatactatatacagttctggagatcacatcttcaaaaggatataaacagcatggagttggtccagaaagAAGGCTAATAAAGGTCAGTGGTTTTTGTTCTGAaatatatggggatagacttaaatacGTATATCCttaaggaaaggcaagataggggagatatgatagagacattaacacctccaaggtttccatgcaaggGGGTAGGCTGCTTTCCAAGGAAAGAAGGCTCCAGAACAAAGGGTCataggatgaggatgaaaggggacTGATtctggagtaatctaaggaaaatGTATTTACAAATAAGGCAGTAGAGGTGAAGAGACAATGacagtacctgaattcaagaaaacaaggATTCTGTGCTGCCTGTGTTTTGTATTCTGGATACAACTCATAGTGTTTATGGTACACAAGCCTCTGGCTTTTCTGTTCTTGTTTGTGCTAAAAACAAATGTGAATAACCGCAATCCCTTGCTGTAGGTCAAACTAGAGGGAACTGCTCTGTCCCAGCTCTTCTGTGCTTGTGCTGCTTCAGTTCTGCTATTCCTCAGCCCATACCAGAGGAAATGTAGCTAGAAATGGAGGCGTGGGGAAGGACAGATAAAACTTCCTTTTTCATGTGGGTGCAATCTTTTTAAGAGTAATAGGAATTTATTAAGCACTGGGATAACCTCCATGAAACCAGCGGTTACAGTTGAAACAGCAATAGTATGACTGCATCAGGCTTCCCAAAAGGTATTCGGGTAGCCTgcggagaacataagaaaatgccatactgggtcagaccaagggtccatcaagcccagcatcctgtttccaacagtggccaatccaggccataagaacctggcaagtacccaaaaactaagtaatGGTTACAACCTTAATAAGTGGGGTAAGGCTGCAGTTGATTTCCAGGAAGGCCAGGATAACCTACACAGAGGGACCATTGCTGAAACCCAAACTTTACTGAGCATGGGGAGGCAGGATGTTTTAGGCAGCAGACATGGAAGGCATTCTGGGTGCTGGATTAAATATTGGTCTTGCAGAATCAAAGATGACAATGACAACACCTGAAATGGTGAAGGCCAGCACATTAACAGATTTTGAGTATGCTTGGGACAAATATAGAGGGCAGTGATAGGAAAAGGATTTAGCGGTCAGGCTAGATATGGTAGGGTTGGGGATAGGAGGGGAACTGATGCTGGGGTTGCATATGGAAATGTATTTGCTCACCTTCCTAAAGTTGAAAAATCTCAATTGAGTAGCCTGGATGGACCAGCCTGGTCTTACCTGCTGTCATTTACGGTTAttgaatataaaaaaatgaaGTTTTTTCCCTGTTATCTTAGTAGAACTCTTGACTTGTAAAGTTCTTGGGCTTTTTCTGTTAAATTGACAGCATTCAGGGTTTTTACTCTATCTGCTCTTCTTTTATGATAATGGTTACTTGGAACACTGGTAGGATGATACTTTTATGATGCATCCTCATCTGTTTTGCTGGTGCTCACTCATTCATTGTttgcttcttcattttccagccATCTTGGGAAGCTTTTCAGCTAACCTTTTGAGTCAGATAGGTTGAAATGTCTCTTTAGACTGTTTTGGATCTGCAAatttctcatagaaacataggccatatggtctttatctgccatcatgtttctatctcGTCTGCCCACCCTCACCAACTATTCAGCTATACAATCCCTATCACTCCCTCGTTTATCCCATGCATACAAATGATACGGTGTGGCAAAACATTCTTGCACCCACGCTTGGAGATTTTCTTTTCATAATACCATAACCTAGGCATTTTCAAGGTCAATGTATAAAAGCATATATGTAGGCAATGCTCTCTTACATAGTCTTAACATGGAAAATTTGACCACACCATGGATATAGTGGAAGACAAAGCCAAGCCCAAAACCCACCACCAGCAAAAATGCTCCATATCTGCTTATATGGAGAAGCTGTAATTTGCTAATACTTTGTACCTGGAAGGGAAATGCAAGTGCTTGCAACTCATACAGCAGTTCCATTCTTACTGCAAGAAAACTTCTAAAAATACATAAAGCAGAACTTTTCCCCACTCATCTGCAAAAGGAAATTCATGTGACTGTTGACTAGTCAAGCAGCAACAAACTATTAGGAAAAACTTAACTGCAGCTAGCATCATCAAAAAGACTGCTCCTAGAAAGTCTCAAATACTTTCAGCTAAAAGAGTCATTTTCCAGCAGCCCAACCGCCTCACCGAACTCTGCTCAactgagttttttttgttttattcttttccaATAGTTATGGCACTAAAAGAAAAATTCTAAGAGTCAGGGATGTGCATCACTCTCCCTACATGGCTCACTGATGTTAGCTGGAGTGTTGTGCCAAAACCTGTTTTCTTATGGGGTAGTCTCTCTCCAAATGGGTTAGTTCTGCACGTATTATGACAAGAATGAACATCACTATAAACCAGGATATACTTGGTATAATTTCAATTTCTCAAACTGGCTGTTAGTGCtggcctccttctggagttcatagggtatAATATGTATAGGCAACACCAAAATgcacttggaagttctttttaaatcAGGCTGGTGACACACACAACTGGaactatttctgtatttttctactacattttcttggtctccgaCTGAATTTCTAAGTACTGGAGTATATGTCTCGCTCTCCCCCCCACCCTGTGGAAAGGCCAAGCAAATCCAGGCTCATTAGCCAGTAGCTATATAGTCACAGGTGTACCATTTAGGTTTGTGGCTGTTCCAGCCCCAACCAAGGATGAAAATCGCACACCATCAGCAGCTGTTATTTCCTTTGACACAGTGCATGATAAATGCTTTGTTACACTATAACGTTCAGATTAGGGAAAACCAAATTCATTTTAGAGATTCCTTTAATTGTGACCAAGCTCTATTAAGGGCTTGgtcgccactgttggaaacaggatgctgggcttgatggacccttgatctgacccagtatagcatgttaaGCATTCTGTTGCTGACCCAATATTTCCATGGGGCTATAAGATTTGAAGAATATTCATTCATAGCAGCTAACCTAACAGCAGTAGGAAAACAAAGAAACAGTAGGTGgaccattaaaaataaaatcccactGTTCTAATTTTTGAGAGGCTGTGCGCAAACTGACACGGGTAAAAGTAATATGACTACAGTGAAGCAATCCTCATTCCATGCCCAACTGGGACAGATCCAAGCaaagaggcctggatttatcgATAGGCACACTACGCCTGTGCCTTAGGTGGCAAACATGAGAggtgcagcaggctggctgaagagtTGATGCCTTCTatttgtgctgaatctcacttaaGAGACTAcaaccctctgtttcctgatcaAACCCTTCACCTGCAAGGCAGCATGTAGGGAACAGGACAGAAGGCACAGTGAGCCTGCAGTGAACAGTAGTCAGAACAAATGGAAATCATTTAGGGGAGGGTAGAGATCACTAGAAGGGCTGAGTAGAGATCACTAGAGGGTGAGGAATGGGAGGGGGATGAGAGGGGTCTGGCTGAGGAGTGTGAGAGAGTGGAAGAACTACCAGTGCactggaggcaggctacttttccatgggccaccctgtataagagggtagtgttagtgtgtgtgtgagagaagaggagATTGGTgtcaactgtgtgtgtgtgtgtgtcagattaAGTGGGATGTTAGAGGAtcctcccttgatctcagattctatcccccACATCCTagaacctcccttccttctccccagatcctgaaaCCTAATTTCCcaacccttcctctctcctccaatcCAAGAACCTGCCTCCTCTTCTACCATCCCAGATTCGTAATCTttcccatccctagtcctctttccttctcacattcCTCCCCTCTTTGCCTCATCCATGAGATCTTCTAaactgtactgatacttgagagcccttttcctcacccaataaaaagaaaactttttttagTATTCAGTTTAAAAGGTAAAACAGTTTACCAATTTGCTTCATAATTCTTTTTGTCATAGAACCCGAGAGGTCGCCGTTGTCTAacctttgggggtgggggtgggggagagaggtccAAGCGGACGGGAGCATGGCACGACAgcaccaaaatcctaaatccataaCTGAAGGGACCATAGTGAGACCTATACAAGCCGGCACACGCCGAGGAGAGGAGCAGGCAGAGCCCAGACTCGGGCTTCTCAATTGCTCTCCACCCCGGGACAGTCCCCTACTTTTCTGGACCCATTACTCGAACTCAAGCTTCGGCCTCGCAAGCGCTGCCCAGGCTGCTGAAGCTTCCCCTCAGCGACCACAATCCCCACCCCCGCTGCCCCGCAGCAGACGAATGAAGACGCCCGCGCTGCGGCCCCCTCTCACCCTCCGCCCCCAGTCCGGTTTCTCATCACTGAGCCGAAGAAGCAAAGGCCACCCCGCACTACCGGAACGTTTCTTCTATCTCGGTGACGCTCGTCTCCTTCTCCACCACCAGGAAGTTGGGCTTCCGGTTCTTGTTGAGCTCCCCGACGCCGCCGAGAAGGAAGCCGGTGCAGGTGTCCTCGTCCCCGATCACCGCGATCAGCTTCCCCCGCATCGCCATCCCGGTCGGGCTTCAgactgagagagaagggaaagcaGGGAAGGCGCTTCCGGTACGCGCGCGCGAGCCGCTCTCGTTACCCAGCGACAATTATCCGACTCGACTCGCGCTCCCCGGCTCAGTTTTCGGAGAGAATAgtaagaagaaggaaaaaaaaggatgTCTCACGCGCCGCCGACAGACCAACTGACTTCCCGTCGCCCAACCGCTTCCAGAAGCCGCTCAGCTACTGTCACGTGACAGCACGCGCACTTCCTATCTTGAGCTTACGCTGGGCGGTGGGGGCAAAGCATTGACGTTCCGCATGCGCGGTGCGGCACAGGGGCGGATGGGCGGGCGCGTGGCCGTTTTGGGCAATAGCAGTGCCCCAGCCACTATTGTACATGAAATTTATGGATGGCTCGAGCAGTGGCAACAGGGTCGGTTTATGCGAGGCCAAGGCAAGCAGGGCAACTGTCAGGGCCCATAAGGTTTCCCCTTGACCAAACCGAGTAAGGTCACCGAGGCAGAGCTTCAGGGCACCTGGCACTGTCTGGGCCCAATCCTtcgtttcctcttcatccagtcagaccagtccggACGAGTGAATAATGCGCGCCAACCGGCAGCTGGAGATAGAGAACAGCAGGCTCGCCGATGTCACAGCTTCTGTAATGTACCTCTGTGCTGAGGCTAGGCTCCCgctgttctctgtctccagcagatggtggacacaGGCCAGGTGAACAGAAACATGGTGGTACGCAGCTCCTGAGGTGTCAGATGATTTCTCCCTACCTCAGCTGAGCGATGGGTTTTCAGCCATTGGCTAAGGATGGTCCCTTTTTGGCCTTTTGGTTGGGATTAAATGCTGTTGAAAGGAGGATTAATGCTTTGTCTTGATCCCAGTGGGGAGATAATAATTTAACACTATTAACATTTTGCTACTGAAGAAACTGGAATCACAACCCTGATAGAACTGTAGGGAAGGAAGATGCATGGGAAATTCCTATACCAACAGATTAAAGGCTTAATAAAATAAGACGGATAAAAAGAAGGGACATAAGGTCATGC
Coding sequences:
- the ATP6V1F gene encoding V-type proton ATPase subunit F gives rise to the protein MAMRGKLIAVIGDEDTCTGFLLGGVGELNKNRKPNFLVVEKETSVTEIEETFRSFLNRDDIGIILINQFIAEMIRHAIDAHHKSIPAVLEIPSKEHPYDASKDSILRRAKGMFSAEDLR